DNA sequence from the Phycisphaeraceae bacterium genome:
CCCGGACTGCCAGCCCGCGGCGAACGGCAACCTCGGCACACAGTGCTCCTCGCCGGAGTCCGCGTCGATCATGGCCGCCCAGCAGGCCCTCGCCCCGCGAACCTCGATTAATCCCTACACCGGCGCCTTCCCCTATCCGCCGCCAAGTCCCGAATACTCCGGCTCCCTCGCCCGCCGCATGCAAGTGAAGGTGAGCGACATCGACCCGGCACTCAACGCCGGCGCGTTGTACTTCGCGGAGTTGCAGGTGGTGACCCCGGACGACGCCGGGGCCGCATCCAACAACGTGTCCTACCGGCGCGTCGGGGTAAGCGGCGCTGGAACGACCTGGAACCTCACGCCGATGAGCGGGGCGGTCGTCGGCGAGTCCGCGCTGGCGGCGTGGTCCGCTGCGGATCCGGCATGCACGGTCGTTGCCGCGGACATCCCCGGCCATGGGCGAGTTGAGATCGCCGCGGCGGTGACGCAGACCGCTCCGCGCCGGTGGCACTACGAGATCGCCGTGCGCAACCACTCGCTCTGGCGCGGCATCCAGGCGATCACGATGCCGGCCGTGGTTCCCGCCAGCATCTCCGGCTTCTCCGTCCACGACGTCGCTTACCACAGCGGCGACGGGCTGAACAACCAGAACGTCGAACCGACGCCGTGGTTGCTGAGCCAGGGGTGCTCCGGGATTTCGTTCTCGACAACCCCGTACGCCTCGAACCCGAACGCGAACGCGATCCGCTGGTCCACGGCGTACACGATCCGATTCGACGCCACCACCCCGCCGCGGCTGACCGATGACGTGCAGCTCACCGGGTACCTCCCCGGCGAACCCATTCCGGCGATCGCGGCCTCGCTGCCGATGCCCCGCGGCGTGGTTGACGTCGACGGTGACGGCGTCCGGACGCCCGTCGACATCGCCGTCTACGTGAGCCAATGGCTGGCAAGCCTCACCGGCGGCTCGCTCAATGCGGACCTGGATGAGAATGGCGCGGTCGAGCCGTCCGACCTCGCGCTGTTCATCCAGCTCTGGTTCGCGGCTCCGTGCTGACCCGTGCGGCGCGCGGGTAGAGCTCCTAACGTTCACCCCAACCCCGTCACCAAGGAAGCGACCCCTATGGGATCCATCTGTCGTCGTGCCGCCGCCGCCGCCCTGACCGCCGTTGCAATGAGCCTGACGACCCCGGCGAGCGCCGACGAGGGGATGTGGCTGCTGACGAGCCCGCCGACGGCGACGCTGAAGGCCAAGTATGGTTTCGAGCCATCCAACGCATGGCTGGAGCATGTGCAGAAGTCCGCCGTGCGGTTCTCCACGGGCGGGTCGGGGTCGCTGGTCTCGCCGGACGGGCTGGTGATGACTAACCACCACGTCGGCTCGGACATGCTTGCGAAGCTGTCGACGCCGACCAGCCGCCTGCTCGAGACGGGGTTCTACGCCAGGACGAAGGCGGACGAACTCAAGTGCCCGGACCTGGAACTGAATGTCCTCTGGTCTATCGAGGACGTCACCGAGAGCGTGACGGGCGTGGTGACCGAGGGGATGTCCTCGGCGGATGCCAACACGGCCCGGCGCAAGCAGATGGCCCGAATCGAGGGTGAGTCGCAGGAGAAGACCGGGCTGCTCTCGCAGGTGGTCACGCTGTACCAGGGCGGGCGGTACCACCTGTACCGCTACCGGCGGTACACGGATGTGCGGCTGGTCTTTGCTCCGGAGAAGGCGATCGCGTACTTCGGCGGGGATGCTTCGAACTTCGAGTACCCGCGGTACGACCTGGATTGCTGCTTCTTCCGGATCTACGAGAACGACAAGCCCCTGAAGGCCGAGCACTACCTGAACTGGTCGAAGGGGTCCAAGGAGGGGGACCTGGCGCTGGTGGCCGGGCACCCGGGTTCGACGCGGCGGCTGTTCACGACCGAGCACCTCAAGTTCCTGCGCGACGTTGAGAATCCGACGAGCCTGCGGTACCTCTGGCGGGCGGAGGTCAAGTTGAACAACTTCCGGCAGCGAAGCCCGGAACAGGCGCACATCGGCGAGGAGGACTACTTCGGCGTCACGAACAGCCGGAAGTTCTACACGGGGCAGATCGACGGACTGCAGGATCCGCGGCTGATGGCGCGCAAGGCGCAGGCGGAGCAGGCGTTGCGGTCGGCGGTGGCGAAGAACCCTCAGTGGCAGGCGGAGTGGGGGGATGCGTGGGAGCAGATCGCGAAGGCGGAGGCGGGGCGGCGCGACTGGCATGCGAGGTACTACGCGCTGTCCCGCGGCGGGCCGTCGGGGGCGCTGTTCGCCGCGGCGCGGGACATCGTGCGGCTGGCGGATGAACTCCCCAAGGCCAGCGGGGACCGGCTGCGGGAGTACCGGGATTCCAACCTGGATTCGGTGTACCTGGAGTTGTACTCGCCGGCGCCGGTGTACGAGGCGCTGGAGATCGAAAAGCTCGCGTCGGGGCTGGCGTACCTGGCGGAGACGCTCGGCGGAGACGACCCGATCGTGGTGGCGGCGCTGGCCGGGGTGT
Encoded proteins:
- a CDS encoding S46 family peptidase; this encodes MGSICRRAAAAALTAVAMSLTTPASADEGMWLLTSPPTATLKAKYGFEPSNAWLEHVQKSAVRFSTGGSGSLVSPDGLVMTNHHVGSDMLAKLSTPTSRLLETGFYARTKADELKCPDLELNVLWSIEDVTESVTGVVTEGMSSADANTARRKQMARIEGESQEKTGLLSQVVTLYQGGRYHLYRYRRYTDVRLVFAPEKAIAYFGGDASNFEYPRYDLDCCFFRIYENDKPLKAEHYLNWSKGSKEGDLALVAGHPGSTRRLFTTEHLKFLRDVENPTSLRYLWRAEVKLNNFRQRSPEQAHIGEEDYFGVTNSRKFYTGQIDGLQDPRLMARKAQAEQALRSAVAKNPQWQAEWGDAWEQIAKAEAGRRDWHARYYALSRGGPSGALFAAARDIVRLADELPKASGDRLREYRDSNLDSVYLELYSPAPVYEALEIEKLASGLAYLAETLGGDDPIVVAALAGVSPRDRAAELVKGSSLKDIEARKSLVAGGAAAVRASRDPMIQLALALDPESRAMRTRFENEVEAVERENYAKIAAAKFAIEGEKNYPDATFTLRLAFGPIKGYSDESEGTVEAYTTIGGAFRLAKERHGEADFELPQSWVTHKADLDMSTPFNFICTADIIGGNSGSPVVNTAGEVIGLIFDGNIHSLTAGVIYDDTKGRAVSVDSRVIIEALRKIYGAGTLADEIVKR